A genomic stretch from Candidatus Melainabacteria bacterium includes:
- the mutS gene encoding DNA mismatch repair protein MutS, whose product MPDEPAASAQLSPLMRQYWDIKSQNTDALLFFRVGDFYEMFDADAHVASRELDITLTSRPEPSYPNGRMPMAGVPARAADLYLGRLVAKGYSVAICEQVGIVGAEKGPVERQVTRILTPGTVLESHLLPQRENNYLLSLVKGGDLWGLACVDASCGEFFVTQLSEEQLILEVGRLEPKEILVAKKMVKPGPNEVMPREVLEVPQSLLASSYRFTGRPGMFFQFEPAQRRILQTFGVATLEGFGCQSLPLAVSAAGAALEYLEKTQAAEMPKFAGISAYTTDGHLTLDSNTRRNLELTETSRDRGFDGSLLWTLDQTRSGMGSRMLRKWLLKPLYSVPAIWERQDAVAELSRNAQQRDEIGNALARLSDVERLSVKLTSATVCPRDLMAIQCSIDALEPISKAVKDSSNPYLSSLQAVPAKLTELAGLISRAIAPEPPRELTEGGIFADGYNAEIDEIRALLGGGKQWIEDFQRQEQERTGIKSLKVNFNRNFGYFIEITNSNKQNAPADYIRKQTLTNAERFITPELKEYEAKILNAEKNQNDVEYKLFLEFRQSLVQYGQELLHYATRLASLDALLSLAQVAVERKYVRPTVDDSLTLDIKQGRHPVLEKILPMGKYVANDTRLEGDSEDHQLIILTGPNMSGKSSLLRQVAHIVILSQMGSFVPAESAHVGVVDRIFTRIGAVDDLTQGQSTFLVEMAETTQCCLSATPRSLILLDEVGRGTSTYDGVAIAWSVAEYLARDVRARTIFATHYHELNGLASFFPQIENYQVLVRELDGHVEFIRSVVPGGASRSYGVQVARMAGLPASVIDRAQYLMGQMEKKGAAAKILDGPKFRNIPMDEVMQLSLFEPKASDRVDNVALMSGVEEK is encoded by the coding sequence GTGCCAGACGAGCCTGCAGCCAGCGCGCAGCTTTCGCCATTAATGCGTCAGTATTGGGATATTAAGTCGCAGAATACCGATGCGCTTTTATTTTTCAGAGTAGGCGATTTCTATGAGATGTTCGATGCCGATGCGCACGTCGCCTCTCGCGAACTCGACATTACTCTGACCAGTCGTCCTGAACCGAGCTATCCCAATGGCCGAATGCCAATGGCGGGTGTTCCTGCCAGAGCTGCCGATCTGTACCTGGGGCGCCTGGTTGCAAAGGGTTATTCGGTAGCTATCTGTGAGCAGGTAGGAATTGTCGGGGCGGAGAAAGGTCCTGTCGAGCGCCAGGTGACTCGAATATTGACACCAGGGACGGTGCTGGAGTCGCATTTGCTGCCGCAGCGCGAGAACAACTATTTGCTCTCCCTCGTCAAGGGCGGCGATTTGTGGGGATTGGCTTGTGTTGACGCTTCCTGCGGTGAGTTCTTCGTCACACAGCTGAGCGAAGAGCAATTGATTTTAGAAGTTGGACGCCTGGAACCAAAGGAAATTTTGGTGGCCAAGAAAATGGTCAAGCCTGGTCCAAATGAAGTGATGCCGCGTGAAGTGCTGGAAGTTCCTCAGTCTCTGCTTGCTTCTTCGTATCGATTCACCGGGCGTCCAGGCATGTTCTTTCAGTTCGAGCCTGCGCAAAGACGTATTTTGCAGACATTCGGAGTTGCCACGCTGGAGGGCTTTGGCTGTCAATCTCTGCCTCTTGCTGTCAGTGCCGCCGGTGCCGCGCTTGAGTATCTCGAAAAGACACAAGCGGCCGAGATGCCTAAATTCGCCGGTATTTCTGCCTATACGACAGATGGACATCTGACTCTCGACAGCAATACCAGGCGAAATTTGGAATTGACTGAGACTTCGCGAGATCGTGGATTTGACGGCAGTTTGCTGTGGACTCTCGACCAGACCCGATCCGGCATGGGCAGTCGTATGTTGCGCAAATGGCTGCTTAAACCGCTTTACTCGGTGCCCGCCATCTGGGAACGTCAAGATGCCGTTGCCGAACTTTCGCGCAATGCCCAGCAACGTGACGAAATAGGTAATGCTCTCGCCAGGTTGTCTGATGTGGAGCGTCTTTCGGTCAAGCTCACATCCGCTACGGTCTGCCCGCGCGATTTGATGGCAATTCAGTGTTCAATCGACGCGCTCGAGCCAATCAGCAAGGCTGTCAAAGATTCATCCAATCCATATTTGAGCTCACTGCAGGCGGTGCCGGCCAAACTGACTGAGCTGGCTGGTCTCATTTCACGTGCCATTGCGCCTGAACCTCCGCGCGAACTGACTGAAGGCGGTATATTTGCTGATGGTTACAATGCGGAAATCGATGAAATTCGCGCCTTGCTGGGTGGTGGCAAACAGTGGATTGAAGACTTCCAGCGCCAGGAGCAGGAACGCACCGGCATCAAGAGTTTGAAGGTGAACTTCAACCGCAACTTCGGCTATTTCATTGAAATCACCAATTCCAACAAACAGAACGCTCCTGCTGATTACATTCGCAAGCAGACTCTGACTAATGCCGAGCGTTTCATAACGCCCGAGCTGAAAGAGTATGAAGCGAAGATTCTCAATGCCGAGAAAAATCAGAATGATGTTGAATACAAGCTGTTCTTGGAATTCAGGCAAAGTCTCGTGCAATACGGGCAGGAATTGCTGCACTACGCAACTCGCCTGGCCAGTCTTGATGCGCTTCTTTCACTGGCGCAAGTGGCCGTTGAGCGCAAGTACGTGCGACCTACCGTGGACGATTCGCTTACGCTCGATATCAAGCAAGGGCGTCACCCTGTGCTCGAAAAGATTCTGCCGATGGGTAAGTATGTCGCTAACGACACGCGTCTCGAGGGCGACAGCGAAGATCATCAATTGATCATTCTCACCGGGCCTAATATGTCCGGTAAATCGAGCTTGCTGCGCCAGGTTGCGCACATTGTCATTCTTTCGCAGATGGGCTCATTTGTGCCTGCTGAATCAGCGCACGTGGGAGTCGTCGATCGTATCTTCACTCGCATCGGTGCGGTGGATGATTTGACTCAGGGCCAGTCGACATTCCTTGTAGAAATGGCTGAGACGACGCAGTGCTGCCTCTCTGCAACGCCGCGTTCGCTCATCTTGTTGGACGAAGTCGGGCGTGGTACGAGCACATATGATGGTGTCGCGATCGCCTGGTCAGTGGCTGAATATCTTGCTCGCGACGTGCGGGCACGCACTATTTTCGCCACGCATTATCATGAGCTAAACGGGTTGGCGAGTTTCTTTCCGCAGATTGAGAACTATCAGGTACTTGTGCGTGAGCTGGATGGACACGTTGAATTCATTCGATCGGTCGTACCGGGTGGGGCAAGCCGCAGCTACGGAGTGCAGGTTGCTCGCATGGCTGGTTTGCCTGCCAGTGTCATCGATCGTGCTCAATATCTGATGGGTCAGATGGAGAAGAAGGGCGCCGCTGCAAAAATTCTCGATGGACCGAAATTCCGCAATATTCCCATGGATGAAGTGATGCAACTATCGCTTTTCGAGCCAAAAGCAAGCGATAGGGTGGATAATGTGGCATTAATGAGTGGTGTGGAAGAAAAATAG
- a CDS encoding tetratricopeptide repeat protein, with translation MTSNELSSNRLIARALSYVLTVATLGSCLQPLAVYAKDEPAAPTAQTSASQSGDSSDKKSKKKHKSDSAQKSDKNDSSETKDKPETTGKSEKKDKKEKSAKKEKSNKKKTAKHSKSAPSSTGLDQQTLSLINRGEWKAAAERLETIAAARTEIGKPESWLAFAYMFLGKCDPLKELAKKAGISDNPDAPRPDNIHAVEIKAYNEMCQQKLDLADKTLQNIPDTYANDPTVFFALAAVSGKQGKASNAIDYTRQCVDLAPDFAWGYRTIGFLEQRFIKDNKKADEAFARAFEIEPNLKEAAETLIDLRLSNNNFDGALDVAEKALQANPNEASNYYRIAQIFIQQWRLREALDELQSAISIDPNDPRFYRSRASIKRFQGDLSGAIADQTKAVEFGKDKAFELVELANMNLLAGNKTPAIANLQEAFKIDPKNLNTRDKLATLLMSEKRYEDLAALYKQEIAQNPKDAKLHLGYANTLALMDRLDEAVKEFVAASNLDPLDPEPHRSVGSLRIKQRDYSAAAEEFKKALSINPSVSDLVALGYCYALNHDYVEAETALVTSLALQQLTQANTPNAVPTRIQINRSLADLWLTEGRYSDSVVSFEAIYATTKNTSDGPMDNFALSEAKALRDRTASAADALISAYGALNDKQKADNKNAVVATLLKLEKVQNALAIAGDSETDDPNLNLSLAKAARLSKDYSKAEAIASRVVASSKVTAEQKSAAQEELAQIALAQGNIDKADELARKAVESFSKNYEAYETIGRVFMKKNDYKGAIDSALTASKRNPYYANALILLGDAQLASGNTKEASATYRKASELYPGLLEAHKSLLQTLVKLSMKEEARKEEEQIAQMEKQH, from the coding sequence ATGACTTCAAATGAACTAAGCAGCAATCGTTTGATCGCGAGGGCTTTAAGTTATGTCTTGACGGTTGCGACGCTGGGCAGTTGTCTGCAACCGCTCGCTGTTTATGCTAAAGATGAGCCTGCTGCGCCGACTGCACAGACAAGTGCAAGTCAGTCCGGCGATAGTTCCGATAAGAAGTCTAAGAAGAAGCATAAGTCGGATTCTGCTCAGAAGTCTGATAAGAATGACAGCTCCGAGACGAAAGACAAGCCCGAGACGACAGGCAAGTCCGAGAAGAAAGACAAGAAAGAAAAGTCTGCAAAGAAAGAAAAGTCCAACAAAAAGAAGACTGCAAAACACTCCAAGTCTGCACCATCCAGCACCGGACTTGACCAGCAAACGTTGAGTCTGATCAACCGTGGAGAATGGAAAGCGGCAGCCGAGCGACTCGAGACAATTGCTGCCGCACGTACCGAGATTGGCAAGCCCGAATCGTGGCTTGCTTTCGCTTACATGTTCTTAGGCAAATGCGATCCGCTCAAAGAACTGGCCAAGAAGGCTGGTATATCAGACAATCCGGATGCCCCCAGACCGGATAATATTCACGCCGTCGAGATCAAAGCCTACAATGAAATGTGTCAGCAGAAGCTTGATCTGGCCGACAAAACTTTGCAGAACATACCTGACACTTATGCCAACGATCCGACTGTGTTTTTCGCTCTGGCAGCCGTTTCCGGTAAGCAGGGTAAAGCATCGAATGCCATTGATTACACCAGGCAATGCGTCGATCTGGCACCTGACTTTGCCTGGGGCTATCGCACCATAGGCTTTTTGGAACAGCGCTTTATCAAAGACAACAAAAAGGCTGATGAAGCTTTCGCCAGGGCTTTTGAAATCGAACCTAATTTGAAAGAGGCGGCTGAAACGCTCATTGATTTGCGCCTTTCCAATAACAACTTTGATGGTGCGCTTGATGTTGCCGAGAAGGCTCTTCAAGCTAATCCAAATGAAGCATCAAATTATTATCGTATCGCTCAGATCTTTATTCAGCAGTGGCGTTTGCGGGAAGCTCTGGACGAGTTGCAGAGCGCCATTTCAATTGACCCCAACGACCCGCGCTTTTATCGCAGTCGTGCTTCGATAAAACGTTTTCAGGGTGATCTGAGCGGTGCCATCGCCGATCAGACTAAGGCTGTTGAATTCGGTAAAGATAAGGCTTTCGAGTTAGTTGAGCTGGCAAACATGAACTTGCTTGCTGGAAATAAGACGCCTGCCATTGCAAATTTGCAAGAGGCGTTCAAAATCGATCCCAAGAATTTGAACACTCGAGATAAGCTTGCCACGCTGCTCATGAGCGAGAAACGCTATGAAGATCTGGCAGCTTTGTATAAGCAGGAAATTGCCCAAAATCCTAAGGACGCAAAATTGCATCTTGGCTATGCGAACACTCTTGCTTTGATGGATCGCCTTGATGAAGCCGTGAAGGAGTTCGTCGCTGCTTCCAACCTCGATCCTCTCGATCCTGAACCGCATCGCTCCGTGGGCTCGCTGCGTATTAAACAGCGAGATTATTCTGCTGCGGCTGAGGAGTTCAAGAAGGCGCTCAGCATCAATCCTTCTGTCTCCGACCTGGTTGCGCTCGGTTACTGCTATGCCTTGAACCATGATTATGTCGAAGCGGAAACGGCACTTGTCACATCGCTGGCGTTGCAGCAATTGACGCAGGCGAATACACCAAACGCGGTGCCGACTCGTATTCAAATCAATCGCTCCCTTGCCGATCTGTGGTTGACAGAAGGACGCTACAGTGACTCAGTGGTAAGTTTTGAAGCGATTTATGCGACGACGAAGAATACTTCTGACGGACCAATGGACAATTTCGCCTTGTCTGAGGCCAAGGCATTGCGTGACCGCACCGCCAGCGCAGCAGACGCCCTTATATCCGCGTATGGTGCATTGAATGATAAGCAAAAGGCAGACAACAAGAACGCTGTAGTGGCAACTCTGCTCAAGCTGGAAAAAGTTCAAAACGCTCTTGCCATTGCCGGTGATTCCGAAACCGACGACCCGAATCTTAATTTGAGTCTGGCCAAAGCGGCTCGGTTGTCCAAAGATTACAGCAAGGCGGAAGCGATTGCATCGCGTGTGGTGGCATCGAGTAAAGTCACGGCTGAGCAAAAATCAGCCGCACAGGAAGAACTGGCCCAGATAGCGCTGGCGCAGGGAAACATCGACAAGGCTGATGAACTGGCTCGCAAAGCGGTGGAAAGTTTTTCGAAGAATTACGAAGCATACGAAACTATCGGTCGCGTTTTTATGAAGAAGAACGACTATAAGGGCGCTATCGATTCCGCTCTAACAGCCTCCAAGCGTAACCCGTACTACGCTAACGCGCTGATTTTGCTGGGCGATGCTCAATTGGCGTCAGGCAATACGAAGGAAGCATCTGCGACGTATCGCAAGGCTTCTGAGCTGTACCCGGGTTTGCTCGAAGCGCATAAATCATTGTTGCAGACTCTGGTCAAGCTTTCGATGAAAGAGGAAGCTCGTAAGGAAGAAGAACAGATTGCTCAGATGGAAAAGCAGCACTGA